A genome region from Gouania willdenowi chromosome 9, fGouWil2.1, whole genome shotgun sequence includes the following:
- the got1l1 gene encoding putative aspartate aminotransferase, cytoplasmic 2 yields the protein MRQTNSSMDAKGVNHRGDPGVSTDKHFAGLSPLPRQLSAFKKDSQVKKVHLAGREYYSEDGNTYELRLIGKIKQQLNSDPTFRPEYPSPLGLRDFTQKAAEVTLGRNSRAILERQVLGVQTPGFSAAVRLGAELLRRLNSSTGAWRGPVYLSSPCDDSLAGIFQAAGYRDIRGYYYWDDKQRGICLERLLGDLDTAPERSVVVLSASAHYPTGADLCQSQWAVIAQLITKRKLFPFLLLPAQGLSYGDLEQDAWAVQYCASRGMELICTQSFSHCFGLYGEAVGHLLCISKHTSFLQSEADQIVRSLWAEPSAAGAHIVATVFNNPAHFVEWHDEMQHMVERCMLIRAVLKEKLRLLGTPGCWDHLTEQHGLFCRIGLSDQQIEFLSSRRHMYMLPSSCLNVSAINGCNLDYIAESIHQALTTP from the exons ATGAGGCAGACTAACAGCAGCATGGACGCCAAAGGGGTCAACCACAGAGGGGACCCAGGAGTGTCTACTGATAAACACTTTGCAGGGCTGAGTCCCCTCCCAAGGCAGCTGTCCGCTTTCAAGAAAGACTCTCAGGTCAAGAAGGTTCACCTGGCTGGCAGAG AGTATTACAGCGAGGACGGGAACACTTATGAGTTACGTCtcattggaaaaataaaacagcagcTGAACAGTGATCCCACTTTTCGTCCCGAGTATCCATCACCTCTCGGACTGAGAGATTTCACCCAAAAAGCTGCGGAGGTTACTCTGGGGAGGAATTCCCGGGCAATTTTGGAGAGACAG GTGCTTGGTGTGCAAACGCCTGGTTTTAGCGCTGCCGTCCGCCTTGGAGCTGAACTCTTAAGACGTCTGAATTCATCCACTGGTGCCTGGAGAGGGCCGGTCTATCTGTCTTCCCCATGTGATG ATTCATTGGCAGGTATCTTCCAGGCGGCGGGCTACAGAGATATCCGCGGGTACTATTACTGGGATGACAAGCAGCGAGGCATTTGTTTAGAGAGGCTTCTGGGGGATTTGGACACGGCCCCAGAGCGAAGTGTTGTTGTTCTTTCAGCTTCTGCCCACTACCCAACCGGCGCAGACCTCTGTCAGAGTCAGTGGGCTGTGATTGCACAACTCATCACG aaGCGTAAACTCTTTCCCTTCCTGTTGCTGCCAGCTCAGGGACTGTCTTATGGTGACCTGGAGCAGGATGCTTGGGCTGTGCAGTACTGTGCATCACGGGGAATGGAGCTCATTTGTACTCAGTCCTTTTCACATTGCTTTGGACTTTACG GTGAAGCTGTTGGTCACCTCCTCTGCATCTCAAAGCACACATCCTTCCTGCAGTCTGAAGCTGATCAGATCGTCAGATCACTGTGGGCGGAGCCATCAGCAGCAGGAGCACATATCGTTGCTACAGTGTTTAATAACCCAGCTCATTTTGTTGAATG GCATGATGAAATGCAGCACATGGTTGAGAGGTGTATGCTAATCAGAGCTGTTCTGAAAGAAAAACTGAGGCTTCTGGGAACACCTGGATGCTGGGATCATCTCACTGAACAACACGGACTTTTCTGTCGAATAGGACTCAGTG ATCAGCAAATCGAATTTCTATCAAGCAGGAGACACATGTACATGCTTCCCAGCAGCTGCCTGAACGTGAGTGCAATCAATGGGTGTAACCTGGACTACATTGCAGAGTCCATTCATCAGGCTCTGACCACTCCATAA